The Raphanus sativus cultivar WK10039 chromosome 2, ASM80110v3, whole genome shotgun sequence genome includes a region encoding these proteins:
- the LOC130499709 gene encoding wound-induced protein 1: MEAHNVEPLITPEMKNRGTIELLYRALQQGDASTVAKLVASDVEWWFHGPHNCQHMMRLLTGEPPSQVSFRFEPSSVQVVVPGHGCVIAEGWEGSHVYWVHVWKLKDGVVTELREYFNTWITVTDYSRGAIGWDMGRCTVWESVPRDLARGSLPSLLLAI; the protein is encoded by the coding sequence ATGGAAGCACACAACGTAGAGCCTTTGATAACCCCTGAAATGAAAAACAGGGGAACTATAGAGTTACTCTACAGAGCTTTGCAGCAAGGCGACGCATCAACGGTGGCCAAATTGGTGGCCAGTGACGTGGAATGGTGGTTCCATGGACCTCACAACTGTCAACACATGATGAGACTACTAACAGGGGAACCACCGAGCCAAGTTTCGTTCAGGTTCGAGCCAAGCAGTGTACAAGTAGTGGTGCCTGGTCATGGCTGCGTCATAGCAGAAGGGTGGGAGGGTTCACACGTGTACTGGGTCCACGTCTGGAAGTTGAAAGATGGAGTGGTCACTGAGCTAAGGGAGTATTTCAATACGTGGATAACTGTTACGGATTACAGTCGTGGGGCAATAGGATGGGACATGGGGCGTTGCACGGTTTGGGAGAGCGTACCGAGGGATCTAGCTCGTGGTTCGTTACCTAGCTTGCTGTTGGCTATTTAA